A section of the Chryseobacterium scophthalmum genome encodes:
- a CDS encoding metallophosphoesterase family protein: protein MTKILLLSDSHSYIDDRILDYAKQADEIWHCGDFGSFEIIEQLEKIKPLKGVYGNIDGTKIRSEFPEVNRFFCENVEVLMIHIGGYPGKYTPLAKKEISEKAPKLFISGHSHILKAMYDDKNKLLHLNPGACGKQGWHKMRTMMQFLIDGEEIKDLAVIELGPKV from the coding sequence CGATTCTCACTCTTATATTGATGACCGAATTTTAGATTACGCAAAACAGGCCGATGAAATTTGGCATTGCGGAGATTTTGGAAGCTTTGAAATTATTGAACAGCTTGAAAAAATTAAGCCTTTAAAAGGAGTTTACGGAAATATTGACGGTACAAAAATCCGTTCTGAATTTCCTGAAGTTAATCGCTTTTTTTGTGAAAATGTAGAGGTTTTAATGATTCATATTGGTGGTTATCCCGGAAAATATACTCCTTTAGCCAAGAAAGAGATTTCAGAAAAAGCTCCGAAACTATTTATTTCAGGGCATTCTCATATTCTGAAGGCGATGTATGATGATAAAAATAAATTATTACATTTAAATCCTGGAGCGTGCGGAAAACAAGGATGGCATAAAATGAGAACGATGATGCAGTTTCTAATTGATGGGGAAGAAATAAAAGATTTGGCTGTAATTGAATTAGGACCAAAAGTTTAA
- a CDS encoding Smr/MutS family protein, whose protein sequence is MKIGNKVSVVDEDLSGVITSVNGNIVVFKDEYGFTYQYPKEKLVPKDAEIYENIKIIKKAEPKKVVSKKHDKNPLILDLHFENLVKNPHDYDSFERLFLQKEKLIQTINFCRKNHLKRLEIVHGIGDGTLQRMVFDVLESQTGLDFYNKEILHHQSGAVMVEFH, encoded by the coding sequence ATGAAAATTGGCAATAAAGTTTCGGTAGTAGATGAAGATTTAAGCGGAGTGATTACTTCGGTGAATGGAAATATTGTGGTTTTTAAAGACGAATACGGTTTTACTTATCAATATCCGAAAGAAAAACTGGTTCCGAAAGATGCTGAAATTTATGAAAATATTAAAATCATAAAAAAAGCAGAACCTAAAAAAGTAGTTTCTAAAAAGCATGATAAAAACCCTTTAATTTTAGATCTTCATTTTGAAAACTTAGTTAAAAACCCTCATGATTACGATAGTTTCGAGAGGTTGTTTCTGCAAAAGGAAAAACTGATTCAGACAATTAATTTCTGTAGAAAAAATCATTTAAAAAGACTTGAAATCGTACACGGAATTGGCGACGGAACTTTACAGAGAATGGTTTTTGATGTTCTTGAAAGCCAAACAGGTCTGGATTTTTACAATAAGGAAATACTTCATCATCAATCGGGTGCGGTAATGGTAGAATTTCACTAA
- a CDS encoding DUF3822 family protein produces the protein MNVLNLLFTKDGLIYQIIKNKSVLEEKSYFIDEESPKDFISGKLEDALLKQRYDEISVVSALNHFTLMPEGYEDHDSGYDLIAFNAPVDKENTELMLSVNKKFKLQFYYTFPKEFYNKIKDISVPVKFNFSGEKFLNSINNKNNKEIHINLYHNQCEFFAISNKKIILYNNLDVNSEVDFLYFVMFTLSKIGFGINDTYFYVYGETTENETFISELQKFVKNLKVVFDNIPNKNFILN, from the coding sequence ATGAACGTACTAAATTTACTTTTTACCAAAGACGGACTGATCTACCAAATCATCAAAAACAAAAGTGTTTTGGAAGAAAAGTCTTATTTCATAGACGAAGAATCGCCAAAGGATTTCATCTCCGGAAAACTAGAAGATGCATTGCTAAAACAGAGATATGACGAAATCTCTGTAGTTTCTGCGTTGAATCATTTTACTTTAATGCCCGAAGGTTATGAAGATCACGACTCGGGATATGATTTGATTGCCTTCAACGCACCTGTTGATAAAGAAAATACAGAACTGATGCTATCTGTCAACAAAAAGTTTAAGCTACAGTTTTATTATACTTTTCCAAAAGAATTTTATAATAAAATAAAAGACATTTCAGTTCCGGTAAAATTTAATTTTTCGGGAGAGAAATTTTTAAACTCAATCAACAATAAGAATAATAAAGAAATTCACATCAATCTTTATCACAACCAATGTGAGTTTTTTGCGATTTCAAATAAAAAAATCATCTTGTATAATAACCTGGATGTTAATTCGGAAGTAGATTTTCTGTATTTTGTGATGTTTACCTTAAGTAAAATAGGTTTTGGAATAAACGACACCTATTTTTACGTGTATGGTGAAACCACAGAAAACGAAACATTCATTTCAGAACTTCAGAAATTTGTAAAAAATCTGAAAGTTGTTTTTGATAATATCCCGAATAAGAATTTTATACTTAATTAG
- a CDS encoding RsmD family RNA methyltransferase → MYRIISGKWKAKKIAAPKNFDVRPTTDFAKEALFSILENTYDMQSISVLDLFAGIGSITFEFASRGCQDVTSVEMNPKHTSFINATASELDMSLQVNTQRGDVFDWLKKFRNNKSYEIVFADAPFETEEKKYHELLSLVLKNKYLKPNGILIVEHQSRLKLDHPNYKFTRKYGNVSFSFYEPYQETEMEAETENNNTVE, encoded by the coding sequence ATGTACAGAATAATTTCCGGTAAATGGAAAGCCAAAAAAATAGCCGCTCCCAAAAACTTTGACGTAAGACCAACGACCGATTTTGCTAAAGAAGCACTTTTCAGTATTTTGGAAAACACTTATGATATGCAGTCGATTTCCGTTCTTGATCTTTTTGCGGGAATTGGTTCTATTACTTTTGAATTTGCTTCAAGAGGTTGCCAAGATGTGACTTCGGTTGAAATGAACCCAAAACATACGTCTTTCATCAATGCTACCGCTTCAGAACTGGATATGAGTTTGCAGGTAAATACGCAAAGAGGCGATGTTTTTGACTGGCTGAAAAAATTCAGAAATAATAAATCTTACGAAATCGTTTTTGCTGATGCTCCTTTTGAAACTGAAGAGAAAAAATATCATGAATTGCTTTCTTTAGTTCTAAAAAATAAATATCTGAAACCTAATGGAATTCTAATTGTGGAACATCAAAGCAGATTAAAGCTTGATCATCCAAATTATAAATTCACCAGAAAATACGGTAATGTAAGCTTCAGTTTTTATGAGCCTTATCAGGAAACTGAAATGGAAGCAGAAACCGAAAACAACAACACTGTAGAATAA
- the murI gene encoding glutamate racemase, whose translation MKTKKQDYSHLSSKQPIGIFDSGVGGLTVAKEIKRLLPNEDLIYFGDTKHLPYGEKSKEAIIEYSTKISNFLLEQNCKAIVIACNTATANALKEVMLSVAGKVPVIDVINPVAEKVAYEIHNNVGVIATKATVNSGLYKKSIRKHNKFIKVDELATPLLVPAIEEGFKNHPITHSIIYNYLSNAKLKNIETLILGCTHYPLLIDEIKQYYGNRVRVIDSPNIVANHLTIILDKYHLLNDNNPKPNYKFYLSDITKNFEKISKKFFGKTIDLELKVL comes from the coding sequence TTGAAAACTAAAAAACAAGACTATTCGCATCTTTCGTCAAAACAACCTATCGGAATTTTCGATAGTGGAGTGGGAGGTTTAACGGTTGCCAAAGAAATAAAAAGACTTCTTCCGAATGAAGATCTTATTTATTTTGGAGACACCAAACATCTTCCTTATGGTGAAAAGTCTAAAGAAGCGATTATAGAATATTCTACGAAAATTTCTAATTTCCTTTTAGAGCAAAACTGCAAAGCGATTGTAATTGCCTGTAATACGGCTACAGCAAATGCTTTGAAGGAAGTAATGCTGTCGGTTGCCGGGAAAGTTCCCGTAATTGACGTTATTAATCCTGTTGCGGAGAAAGTTGCTTATGAAATTCATAATAATGTGGGGGTTATTGCAACGAAAGCAACGGTAAATTCTGGTTTGTACAAGAAAAGCATCCGTAAGCACAATAAGTTTATTAAAGTTGATGAATTGGCGACTCCGCTTTTGGTTCCTGCAATTGAAGAAGGTTTTAAAAATCATCCGATTACACATTCTATTATTTATAATTATCTGAGTAATGCCAAGTTGAAAAATATTGAAACGTTAATTCTGGGTTGTACCCATTATCCGCTTTTGATCGATGAGATCAAACAATATTACGGAAACCGCGTTCGTGTGATAGATTCACCGAATATTGTAGCCAATCATTTGACGATTATTTTAGATAAATATCATCTTTTGAATGATAATAATCCGAAGCCGAATTACAAATTTTACCTTTCAGATATTACCAAAAATTTCGAAAAAATCTCCAAGAAATTCTTTGGCAAAACCATCGATTTAGAATTGAAAGTATTATAA
- the hemW gene encoding radical SAM family heme chaperone HemW yields the protein MIYIHIPFCKQKCSYCNFHFSTSLNFKDEMLDAMKKEIFLRKDELQNKNLQSLYFGGGTPSVLSADEIKSLIDEVLKHFNFNNDIEITLEANPDDLNPQFLKGLSSSSVNRLSIGTQSFFDEDLKLMNRAHNASEAEGSIKRAQDFGFENLSIDLIYGSPTSNLEIWKENLNKTIALEIPHISSYALTVEPKTALENWVSKGKVANPKEEEQNREFYYMIDFLKDHGFNHYEVSNFAKEGFYSRHNSAYWKYQEYLGIGPSAHSYNGNDVRSWNVANNQQYIKKLNSNILAKETEILSQQDQFNEMIMIGLRTIWGVDLNSLSQKFSENILDKFNKEIQPKIEDGILKIENNHLKIPEKHWFMADGIASDLFIV from the coding sequence ATGATTTACATTCACATCCCTTTCTGCAAACAGAAATGCAGCTATTGCAATTTTCATTTTTCCACTTCTTTGAATTTTAAAGATGAAATGCTGGATGCGATGAAAAAGGAAATTTTCCTTAGAAAAGACGAACTTCAGAATAAAAATTTACAGTCCCTCTATTTTGGCGGAGGAACTCCTTCTGTACTTTCTGCGGATGAAATTAAATCTTTAATTGATGAAGTTTTAAAACATTTCAATTTTAATAATGATATCGAAATTACTTTAGAAGCCAATCCTGATGATCTGAATCCTCAGTTTTTAAAAGGATTATCAAGTTCTTCGGTGAATAGACTTTCTATCGGAACTCAAAGTTTCTTTGATGAAGATTTGAAACTGATGAATCGTGCACATAATGCCTCCGAAGCTGAAGGTTCAATTAAAAGAGCGCAGGATTTCGGATTTGAAAATTTGAGTATCGATTTAATTTACGGTTCACCAACTTCCAATCTAGAAATCTGGAAGGAAAATTTAAACAAAACTATTGCGCTTGAAATTCCACATATTTCGTCTTATGCTTTAACGGTTGAACCGAAAACGGCTTTAGAAAACTGGGTTTCGAAAGGAAAGGTTGCAAACCCGAAAGAAGAAGAGCAAAACCGTGAGTTTTATTACATGATCGATTTTCTGAAAGATCATGGTTTTAATCATTATGAAGTTTCCAATTTTGCCAAAGAAGGGTTTTATTCGAGACACAATTCTGCGTATTGGAAATATCAGGAATATTTGGGAATTGGTCCTTCCGCACATTCTTACAACGGAAATGATGTGCGAAGCTGGAATGTTGCCAACAACCAACAATACATCAAGAAATTAAATTCAAATATTTTAGCCAAAGAAACCGAAATTCTTTCTCAACAGGATCAGTTCAACGAAATGATCATGATCGGTTTAAGAACGATTTGGGGAGTAGACTTAAACAGTTTAAGCCAAAAATTTTCTGAAAATATTTTAGATAAATTTAATAAAGAAATTCAGCCTAAAATAGAAGACGGGATCCTAAAAATTGAAAATAATCACCTTAAAATCCCTGAAAAACATTGGTTTATGGCAGACGGAATTGCTTCAGATTTATTTATTGTCTAG
- a CDS encoding PorP/SprF family type IX secretion system membrane protein has protein sequence MRKLYAIVCLALLSNAYKAQESLPYYQQYLLDGEFLFNPAQYGKTDYVQLNLNYQQQFSKFSESPNVQSVGINANIFDRVGAGISVFRDSNGPISAGGITAGASYFIPLSSEGERKDQFSFGTSVNFYNMNFDYSKINTEDGYDPLLQGNESNIFMAYANFGLAATYRGIFGGVSVNDIALSNDESIVNNYEPSPIKFFLNLGYDWKIADNIAITPSVLVNLNTNSTRMTDFNLMATFSNDINAFSFGVSYRAVQNRFDNQELSVSPVVKVRFNKFMIGATYNLGMSDIQTYGGNSFMLGVGYNFDNFINHRGFRY, from the coding sequence ATGAGAAAACTATATGCTATCGTATGTTTAGCTCTTTTGTCGAATGCATACAAAGCACAAGAATCACTACCATACTATCAACAATATCTTTTGGATGGTGAGTTCCTGTTCAACCCTGCACAATACGGTAAAACAGACTACGTACAACTTAACCTAAACTATCAACAACAATTTTCAAAATTCAGCGAGTCTCCAAACGTGCAGTCTGTAGGGATTAACGCGAATATTTTTGACAGAGTAGGAGCGGGTATTTCCGTTTTTAGAGATAGCAACGGTCCTATTTCAGCTGGAGGTATTACAGCTGGTGCATCTTATTTCATCCCACTAAGTAGTGAAGGGGAGAGAAAAGATCAGTTTTCTTTTGGTACAAGTGTTAACTTCTACAATATGAATTTTGATTACTCAAAAATCAATACTGAAGACGGTTACGACCCATTATTACAAGGTAATGAAAGCAATATCTTTATGGCGTATGCAAACTTCGGTTTAGCAGCTACTTATAGAGGGATTTTCGGGGGTGTTTCCGTAAATGATATCGCATTAAGCAATGACGAATCTATCGTAAACAATTACGAGCCTTCTCCAATCAAGTTTTTCTTAAATTTAGGATACGACTGGAAAATTGCAGACAATATTGCAATTACTCCTTCAGTTTTGGTGAACTTAAATACCAATTCTACAAGAATGACAGACTTCAACTTGATGGCTACATTCTCTAACGATATCAATGCATTCTCTTTTGGGGTGAGCTACAGAGCTGTTCAAAACAGATTTGATAATCAGGAATTAAGTGTTTCTCCAGTGGTAAAAGTAAGATTCAACAAATTTATGATTGGTGCTACTTACAACCTTGGAATGTCTGATATTCAGACGTATGGAGGAAACAGCTTCATGCTTGGAGTTGGTTATAACTTCGATAACTTTATTAATCATAGAGGATTTAGATATTAA
- a CDS encoding RluA family pseudouridine synthase produces the protein MTEDNEDFLDEEFLDANNSVDIDDENKGLYEHLNITVDGNQEPLRIDKFLFNFRQNSSRNKISQTCRAGNVVVNGNPVKQNYRVKPGDQISVLLTHPPRENVIVPQDIPINIVYEDDDLIVVDKEPGMVVHPGFGNWDKTLVNALAFHFQKNGQKSDLDRVGLVHRIDKDTSGLLVIAKTEYALSFLAKQFFERKTKRLYWAFVWGNVKDDEGTITGHIGRHPKNRMQMYTYVDGSQGKHAVTHYKVLERFKYMTWVECKLETGRTHQIRAHFKHIGHTLFNDERYEGNVALRGVNLPKYKHFIKNVFDVLPRHALHAHTLGFIHPTTKKELYFESPMPQDMADAVKKWRNYLEN, from the coding sequence ATGACAGAAGATAACGAGGATTTTTTAGACGAAGAATTTTTAGATGCCAATAACAGTGTTGACATTGATGATGAAAATAAAGGTCTTTATGAGCATCTTAATATTACGGTTGATGGTAATCAGGAACCTTTAAGAATAGATAAGTTTTTATTTAACTTCAGACAAAATTCTTCAAGAAATAAAATTTCGCAGACTTGCCGTGCCGGAAATGTCGTGGTTAACGGAAATCCTGTAAAGCAAAATTATAGAGTAAAACCTGGAGATCAGATTTCTGTTTTACTGACACATCCACCTCGTGAAAACGTTATTGTTCCGCAAGATATTCCTATTAATATAGTCTATGAAGACGACGATTTGATTGTTGTAGACAAAGAACCTGGAATGGTGGTTCACCCAGGATTTGGAAACTGGGATAAAACTTTGGTGAATGCTTTAGCTTTTCATTTCCAGAAAAACGGCCAGAAATCAGATTTAGACAGAGTAGGTTTGGTTCACAGAATAGATAAAGATACATCTGGACTTTTGGTGATTGCCAAAACCGAGTATGCTTTAAGCTTTCTTGCCAAACAATTTTTTGAAAGAAAAACGAAGCGTCTGTATTGGGCTTTTGTCTGGGGTAATGTGAAGGACGATGAAGGTACCATTACGGGTCACATCGGAAGACATCCTAAAAACAGAATGCAGATGTACACTTATGTTGACGGAAGCCAAGGAAAGCATGCCGTTACCCATTATAAAGTTTTAGAGCGTTTCAAATATATGACTTGGGTAGAATGTAAGCTTGAGACCGGAAGAACGCATCAAATCAGAGCACATTTTAAACATATTGGTCATACGTTGTTCAATGACGAGAGATATGAAGGAAATGTCGCTTTGAGAGGAGTTAATCTTCCTAAGTATAAGCACTTTATAAAAAATGTGTTCGATGTTTTGCCTAGACATGCGCTTCATGCGCATACTTTAGGGTTTATACATCCAACGACCAAAAAGGAATTGTATTTTGAGAGCCCAATGCCTCAAGATATGGCGGATGCTGTAAAAAAATGGAGAAATTATTTAGAAAACTAA
- a CDS encoding PASTA domain-containing protein, giving the protein MLKSLFNWKVLLNLLVAIGIFVGLVWLTFRWLEYHTNHGQEIPVPNVVNKSVHDAVKILEDAGLDYEVDSAAYNPKYRPLQVLKVYPSPGSRVKDGRAIQLMVNPKSWAPVAVPDVINKYSGLAFQRLEQVGLKVSDTIYEPSIQKDAVLRILFKGNSIKPGTKIPRFSVIDVVVGSGPMRNIAIPNVVGLTVKEAKALIARNLFEVGLVDHEDGGNDDSDIVYYQDPASGDARDQGMQIDLWASKKTPAELRGKIEILNSTYRMRVDTTLPPVRYDEVPNFQDPPPINDPVPAPAPQKKEAPATEKPKAKKVII; this is encoded by the coding sequence ATGCTTAAATCACTTTTTAACTGGAAAGTTTTACTCAATTTATTAGTAGCCATCGGTATTTTCGTAGGATTGGTATGGCTTACTTTCCGTTGGTTGGAGTATCACACCAATCATGGGCAGGAAATTCCTGTTCCTAATGTTGTCAACAAATCAGTGCACGACGCTGTAAAAATATTAGAAGATGCAGGACTCGACTATGAAGTTGACAGTGCAGCTTACAACCCTAAATACAGACCGCTTCAGGTTTTAAAGGTTTATCCTTCTCCTGGATCCCGTGTAAAAGACGGACGAGCGATTCAGCTAATGGTTAATCCTAAAAGCTGGGCTCCGGTTGCTGTTCCTGATGTTATCAATAAATATTCGGGATTGGCTTTCCAGAGATTAGAGCAGGTAGGTCTTAAGGTTTCAGATACTATTTATGAACCGAGTATTCAAAAAGATGCCGTTTTAAGAATTTTATTTAAAGGAAATTCTATAAAACCCGGAACTAAGATTCCAAGATTCTCAGTGATTGATGTTGTGGTAGGATCTGGTCCTATGCGAAATATTGCCATTCCAAATGTTGTGGGATTAACGGTGAAAGAAGCAAAAGCTTTAATTGCAAGAAATCTTTTTGAAGTTGGTCTTGTAGATCATGAAGATGGTGGAAATGATGATTCAGATATTGTGTACTATCAAGATCCTGCATCGGGAGATGCGCGAGATCAGGGAATGCAGATTGATCTTTGGGCAAGTAAAAAAACACCTGCCGAACTACGTGGGAAAATAGAAATACTTAATTCTACTTACCGTATGAGAGTAGATACTACTTTGCCTCCGGTAAGATATGACGAAGTTCCTAATTTCCAAGATCCGCCACCGATCAATGATCCGGTTCCGGCTCCTGCACCCCAGAAAAAGGAAGCTCCTGCAACAGAAAAGCCTAAAGCTAAAAAGGTAATTATATAA
- a CDS encoding D-alanine--D-alanine ligase, with protein sequence MSKKHVAVVMGGYSDEYKVSLKSGQLIYDSLDRDLYHVYKVVILKEEWYFLDENENKKPINKGDFSVTLDNNEVLKFDACFNIIHGTPGENGILQAYWDAIGQKYTGCDFYQSALTFNKKDTLAVLSKYGIPSAKSVYLRKGEDINVDEIINELGLPVFVKPNQSGSSLGISKVKDKSEFIAATEIAFKEDDEILIESFLDGMEVSVGVIDFKGETIVLGITEIVPTNEFFDYEAKYEGASEEITPARIDAETTKRVEEIAKRAYNSLGMSGFSRSEFILMDGIPYMLEMNTNPGFSPASILPQQAKIYGISIKDLCGNEVEKALQKRN encoded by the coding sequence ATGAGCAAAAAACACGTTGCCGTAGTTATGGGAGGCTATTCTGACGAATATAAAGTTTCTCTGAAAAGTGGCCAGTTAATATATGATTCTTTAGACAGAGACCTTTATCATGTCTATAAAGTGGTTATTCTGAAAGAAGAATGGTATTTTCTGGATGAAAATGAGAATAAAAAACCCATCAACAAAGGTGATTTTTCAGTCACTTTAGATAATAATGAAGTTCTGAAATTCGATGCATGCTTCAATATCATTCACGGAACTCCGGGTGAAAACGGAATTCTTCAGGCGTACTGGGATGCTATCGGACAGAAATATACTGGTTGCGATTTCTACCAAAGTGCATTAACCTTCAATAAAAAAGATACTTTAGCAGTGCTTTCAAAATATGGAATTCCTTCGGCCAAAAGTGTTTATTTAAGAAAAGGAGAAGATATTAATGTTGACGAAATTATTAATGAATTAGGACTTCCTGTATTTGTAAAACCCAATCAGTCGGGTTCGTCACTGGGAATTTCTAAAGTAAAAGACAAATCTGAATTCATCGCTGCAACCGAAATCGCTTTTAAAGAAGATGATGAAATTTTAATTGAAAGTTTCCTTGACGGAATGGAAGTTTCTGTTGGAGTGATTGATTTTAAAGGTGAAACGATTGTTTTGGGAATTACAGAAATTGTTCCTACAAACGAATTCTTCGACTACGAAGCTAAATACGAAGGCGCTTCAGAAGAAATTACTCCGGCAAGAATTGATGCCGAAACCACAAAAAGAGTGGAAGAAATTGCAAAAAGAGCTTACAATTCTCTTGGAATGAGTGGTTTTTCGAGGAGTGAATTTATTTTAATGGATGGAATTCCTTACATGCTTGAAATGAATACCAACCCAGGGTTTTCTCCAGCAAGCATTCTTCCGCAACAGGCAAAAATTTACGGAATTTCAATCAAAGATCTTTGTGGAAACGAGGTTGAGAAAGCTTTACAAAAGAGAAACTAG
- the coaD gene encoding pantetheine-phosphate adenylyltransferase: MKIAVFPGSFDPITLGHYDIIERAAALFDKVIIAIGQNSQKKYMFPLEKRMEFIQNSVAEFPNVEVDHFEGLTVDYCFEKNAQFILRGLRNPADFEFEKAIAHTNRTLAHKKLETVFLLTSSGKSFISSSIVREIINHGGEYELLVPEAVRVEHK; this comes from the coding sequence ATGAAAATTGCTGTTTTTCCGGGGTCTTTTGATCCGATTACTTTAGGACATTATGATATTATCGAAAGAGCAGCTGCGCTTTTCGACAAAGTAATTATCGCTATTGGTCAGAATTCTCAGAAGAAATATATGTTTCCGCTTGAAAAAAGAATGGAATTCATACAAAATTCGGTAGCCGAATTTCCCAATGTGGAAGTTGATCATTTTGAAGGCTTAACCGTTGATTATTGCTTTGAAAAAAATGCTCAGTTTATTTTAAGAGGCTTAAGAAATCCTGCTGATTTCGAATTTGAAAAGGCAATTGCTCATACCAATAGAACCTTGGCTCACAAAAAACTCGAAACTGTTTTCCTCTTGACTTCATCAGGAAAATCATTTATCAGCAGCAGCATCGTAAGAGAAATCATCAACCACGGTGGCGAATATGAACTTTTGGTTCCAGAAGCGGTAAGAGTTGAGCATAAGTAA
- a CDS encoding four helix bundle protein, protein MDFNQIFRDRTKNFSLSIIKLLSALPYSDAVSVIRKQIIRSATSVAANYRAVSRARSDKERFAKICIVVEEIDETQLWLEIIEELEYVNSEKLLAIKSECEELVKVMTTYKFKLSQNI, encoded by the coding sequence ATGGATTTCAATCAAATCTTTAGAGATAGAACTAAAAATTTCTCATTATCAATAATAAAATTACTTTCAGCATTACCTTATTCTGATGCCGTTTCAGTGATTAGAAAACAGATTATAAGGTCTGCAACTTCTGTTGCTGCAAATTACAGAGCAGTTTCACGAGCAAGATCTGATAAAGAACGATTTGCAAAAATCTGTATCGTGGTTGAAGAAATAGACGAAACCCAACTTTGGCTGGAAATTATTGAAGAGCTTGAATATGTGAATTCAGAAAAATTATTAGCTATAAAATCAGAATGTGAAGAATTAGTCAAAGTAATGACAACTTATAAATTTAAATTATCACAAAATATTTAG
- a CDS encoding trimeric intracellular cation channel family protein, which yields MHEQINFAIEILGTISFSMSGSFAAMQKRLDPFGVLIIAFVTSVGGGTVRDLLLDIPVFWMHDLLMCGVILITSIFSMVFKSIEKNFKVTLFIFDSFGLGLFTIIGVQKGLNADIHPLICIGLGTITGCFGGIIRDILLNRIPLIFRKEIYASACIIGGAIFLLLTTFTALSYTIIQIFTILLIVAIRTLAVKYHWQMPKFYGYNNDAEM from the coding sequence ATGCACGAACAAATCAATTTTGCAATAGAAATTCTTGGTACGATATCTTTTTCGATGTCGGGAAGTTTTGCAGCAATGCAGAAAAGACTAGATCCGTTCGGAGTTTTGATTATTGCCTTCGTAACATCTGTTGGTGGTGGAACAGTGAGAGATTTATTGCTCGACATTCCTGTTTTTTGGATGCATGATCTTTTGATGTGTGGCGTGATCTTGATAACCTCTATTTTTTCGATGGTTTTTAAATCAATCGAGAAAAATTTTAAAGTGACTCTATTTATTTTCGACAGCTTCGGATTGGGATTATTTACCATCATCGGAGTTCAGAAAGGTTTAAACGCAGACATTCATCCTTTAATTTGCATCGGACTTGGAACTATTACCGGCTGTTTCGGTGGAATTATCCGGGATATTTTACTCAATAGAATTCCTTTAATTTTCCGAAAAGAAATTTATGCAAGTGCCTGTATTATTGGTGGAGCGATATTCTTGTTATTGACTACTTTCACAGCTCTGTCTTATACAATTATTCAGATTTTTACAATTTTATTGATTGTTGCAATTAGAACATTAGCTGTAAAATACCATTGGCAAATGCCTAAATTTTATGGTTACAATAATGATGCTGAAATGTAA
- a CDS encoding dihydrofolate reductase produces MTTIVVAMGEKNEIGSGNQLLWHLPKDLKHFKDLTSGHPIIMGRKTYESIGKALPNRTNIVVSRKKNWFQEGVLIVGSIKEAVKFAKKIDENIFIIGGGNVYEQTMEIADRLEVTLVKANLEADTYFPKINEKIWKKTGEICHEKDEKNQYDFCFQTYEKVNG; encoded by the coding sequence ATGACAACAATTGTGGTGGCAATGGGAGAAAAAAACGAGATTGGTTCTGGTAATCAATTATTGTGGCACCTTCCGAAAGATTTAAAACATTTTAAAGACTTAACTTCGGGACACCCGATTATTATGGGAAGAAAAACCTATGAAAGCATAGGGAAAGCACTTCCCAACCGTACCAATATTGTTGTTTCAAGAAAGAAAAATTGGTTTCAGGAAGGGGTTTTAATTGTTGGAAGTATTAAAGAAGCTGTAAAATTCGCAAAAAAAATTGACGAAAACATCTTCATCATCGGAGGCGGAAATGTTTACGAACAAACCATGGAAATTGCAGACCGTCTTGAAGTAACTTTGGTAAAAGCAAATCTGGAAGCAGATACCTATTTCCCAAAAATTAACGAAAAGATTTGGAAAAAAACAGGAGAAATCTGTCATGAAAAAGATGAAAAAAATCAATACGATTTCTGCTTTCAGACTTATGAAAAAGTTAATGGTTAA